One window of Felis catus isolate Fca126 chromosome D4, F.catus_Fca126_mat1.0, whole genome shotgun sequence genomic DNA carries:
- the LOC102900252 gene encoding 60S ribosomal protein L21-like isoform X1, whose translation MTNTKGKRRGTRYMFSRPFRKHGVVPLATYIRIYKKGGIVDIKGMGTVQKGMPHKCYHGRVYSVTHHAIGIVVNKQVKGKILAKRINVHIEHIKHSKSRDSFLKRVKENDQKKKEAKEKGTWVQLKRQPAPPREAHFVRTSGKEPELFEPIPYEFMRSVEHVTLDLRIVNLNLMLGVEITKINK comes from the exons ATGACcaacacaaagggaaagaggagaggtacTCGCTATATGTTCTCTAGGCCTTTTAGAAAACATGGAGTTGTTCCTTTGGCAACATACATACGAATCTACAAGAAAGGTGGTATTGTGGACATCAAGGGAATGGGCACTGTTCAAAAAGGAATGCCCCACAAATGTTACCACGGAAGAGTCTACAGTGTTACCCATCATGCTATTGGCATTGTTGTAAACAAACAAGTTAAGGGCAAGATTCTTGCTAAGAGAATTAATGTACATATCGAGCACATTAAGCACTCAAAGAGCCGAGACAGCTTCCTGAAGCgtgtgaaggaaaatgatcagaaaaagaaggaagccaaggagaaaggtaCTTGGGTTCAACTGAAGCGCCAGCCTGCCCCACCCAGAGAAGCACACTTTGTGAGAACCAGTGGAAAGGAGCCTGAGCTGTTCGAACCCATTCCCTATGAATTCATG aga tcggtagagcatgtgactcttgatctcaggattgtaaatTTGaacctcatgttgggtgtagagattaccaaaataaataaataa
- the LOC102900252 gene encoding 60S ribosomal protein L21-like isoform X2, whose product MTNTKGKRRGTRYMFSRPFRKHGVVPLATYIRIYKKGGIVDIKGMGTVQKGMPHKCYHGRVYSVTHHAIGIVVNKQVKGKILAKRINVHIEHIKHSKSRDSFLKRVKENDQKKKEAKEKGTWVQLKRQPAPPREAHFVRTSGKEPELFEPIPYEFMAR is encoded by the coding sequence ATGACcaacacaaagggaaagaggagaggtacTCGCTATATGTTCTCTAGGCCTTTTAGAAAACATGGAGTTGTTCCTTTGGCAACATACATACGAATCTACAAGAAAGGTGGTATTGTGGACATCAAGGGAATGGGCACTGTTCAAAAAGGAATGCCCCACAAATGTTACCACGGAAGAGTCTACAGTGTTACCCATCATGCTATTGGCATTGTTGTAAACAAACAAGTTAAGGGCAAGATTCTTGCTAAGAGAATTAATGTACATATCGAGCACATTAAGCACTCAAAGAGCCGAGACAGCTTCCTGAAGCgtgtgaaggaaaatgatcagaaaaagaaggaagccaaggagaaaggtaCTTGGGTTCAACTGAAGCGCCAGCCTGCCCCACCCAGAGAAGCACACTTTGTGAGAACCAGTGGAAAGGAGCCTGAGCTGTTCGAACCCATTCCCTATGAATTCATGGCgcgataa